The genomic stretch GAGGGCACGTCCCCTCCAGACCGATTGATGTCAGAGATCTATCGGTACTTTGCTAACCGAACGAGCCCTGGTAGTGATAAGGCTTTGAGAAGGCAGAGGAAGAAGGAAAGGGAGCGCTTTGGAAGGCGGCGATGGGACACACAGCATTTCGTGAAGATCAACAACTACTATCCCACCGTGGAACGGCCTTTACAGGGCTTGTGGAAGGTGCTTGCTTCTCTTTCCTCCTTGTTTTATGTTTGGAATATCTTTGCTTTTGCAGCTCCCTAGAGATACTGTGTGTATTCTACATGAATTTATTGTTTACTTTTACTTTCGATCAGTGCAAGTCATTGAAACAACATTTCCTCCAATAGGGCATTTCCGAGGACATGGTCCTTGAGTTCTACCTCGTCACCTATGATGATGTTGGTGGAATCACTTGCCGGAGGGTCAGCGAAGCAGGGGAACAATTCTCGGGTTATTCTCCTGTTTTCTGGACTTCAAGCACTGCATTTCTTGAATCACCGTTTCCCATAGAGGAACAGGATTTGTATGGAAGCCGCGAGCATATCCGTCCTGTGGCTTCAAATTGGAAAAGCATAAGGAGCGAAGTTGTCTCACGCATACTCCGAATCAACTCTAGCTATGACTTGGTAATTCCAAGCCTATCTGGTTCTTCCGGTGATCCAAGAAATGTGGAGGGTAGGATATGGGAGTATGATGATGGAACCTTTGGGTTTGGATTCCTTCGTAATAATTATACCATCGACCTGAAGCAAATCGCCTTAAATGGGTCTCTCCTTGATCCTGTAGAGCATTTCTGCAATCTTTCTGGTTTATAAACCGTTCCTTAGTTTCCTTCTGTATAAATTATAGCTACATATACTAATAATTCACAATCCTGTCCCTCTTGACATTGCACTATGTTGGTGTTTAAATAAGTCAAACATTCCCGGGAGGCTCAGGCAAGTGCAGAATTCATAATGGTATGTTGTAAGGTATGTTGTAAGCACAAACAAAATGAGGTATACCTTCCTATTTTGTACTATGGTTGTGCTTGTCTAGTCTAGCGACATTGGCAAGTATGCAGAAATGCAGACTGTGAATATAAGTAGTAAATACGTAATATGAAGATTGTTCTTttcctcaatttttttttcatgaacaTGTAATGTTACAAACCCTATTATTGATTGATGGTAAGTTTCTGCTTGTTCTTCCTTTTGTGAGCATGAGATGGTCCTTTTTAGTACTCGTAAAAAAGTTGAAGTGAACAATGTTTATGTGACGAATGTAACACAGTTCACATTTTTCGAATAACTTCAGTGATTATAATTTTGTCCCTTGCCTGTTTTTCCAGTTTTTCTTCCTAGAGCCATAAGCACAAAGCTGTTATCTACAGATGctttttaaatcttttattatACAAATCTAAATGTTTATTTCAGATTTAATTAGCTCTCTATAGTTATTGGTATGATTGTTTTATTTAGTGAGACTAAGCTCATTGGAGTAATGTGATAATGTGCTTTATTTAGGGCAAAATTCTTTAATTAGCTTCTTGTTATTTTGTAAAGCTTGTTGAGAAAATTTAGATATGTTGTCGATAGATTAGTTGAAAATATAACTAATTGAATGAAACCGCTGTTCAACTTTGAGGGTCATGCCCATGCAATCCATCTTTTTTCCTGCTTCTATTAAGCTCTTCTTTGGTATTCATTTCTTTAGCAACTCTACATACTTAATCCTGCTTGTGCAATTCTTGAGCTTGAAAATAAATGTACTTTGTGGTGTTCTCCATTGTTCTTATAGTGAACAAATGCTATCCGCATTCCTTTCTCCTACGCAAATGCTACTGGCAATTACCATGAATTCAATCACTTGACATTTCTTCAATAGAAGTATATATTATCTCATTCTTTAGCATGTAGCAAGCTGCATACTAGGCCACCTATATATAACTATCACATGGACATAAGGCTCTTACTGCACTATGTTTCTTACTTCAATTGTCTTAAGGCTTAACTTGCAAGAAACATTCATAATTTTGTAAATTTGTAGAGTAATGCTTCATCTATAATCACTGATCAGTTAAGTTAATGTTTTCTTCAAGGAAATGTGGCCTTCTATTCTTGATGGTCAGCTTATATTCTtgcattaatttcattttcatgtAAGCAGACCAAGAGAATGGTAGGTTTTCTGCATGTTTATGACCTATTAATACTTAGATAATTGAGATTGGCCAGATGCTTTGTGTTCCTCCTCTTCCAATGATGAAGTACATTGTGTGGAATGGATTCATTCAATCGTGGGAGACCTACATATTCTTCTACATTTGTAATTTGCTTCATCTATACTCACCAACATTACTTGAGATACTTATGACATGTCTATTTAAAATGATTTGTCTGTCATTTCCAGTCCACAGTTTTATCACTATGTTGATCATCTTCTAATAGTTTTCCCCATGCTTGTTGATACTTAATGCATGTGTGTATGCGTGCAAGATCATTTCGAGCTTTACAAAGCAAGATGCTAGTTGTTGTAACATCAGCTGTcgccttctttgttgttctcaacTGTAATAATGATGGATGTCACCTTCTTGTAGGGTTATGTTAAATGTTATCCTTAAGAGTGTTCCGAAATCGTTGGCCCACGAATGGCTATATACATCAACCCATTTGATTTACATTcaatttttcttttgatattttaAGGGTTAATTGTAGGTTATTATATGTAGTTAATCACTGAATTTTGATCCTGACatttctataattataaaagtgaaatatctagatttatttattttaatatttttggttTTATCAATGgtaacataaaaaataaaggataaaaaaataatcttaacatctTAGTTGATGATGATGGATGACGTTGGTGCTACTAAGGATCATTGGTGGTTGatgtggatgaggagagcaacGATGAGAGGTGAGGGTTACTTAGCATTGACGTCGATGTAAATACAGCGCGACATCGCTCGATAATTGTGTCGATAACAATGAAGTAGTTGTTGAGCAGTGAAAGGATCGTCGATGCATATGTCGAGTGACATTGCTTGAGCCTCTCGTTGTCACTTGCGACCCTCAATGGTATCGtcaatcatcatcatcgtcgtcgtctgtcactatcaattgaaatattaaaattatttttttattttataattatagagatgctagtattttttttttgaagtatagGGATTGTAACATTAAAGGTAGTTAACTTCCTAAGATTGTTGTCTCGCATATGGATCCATAAAGTTCTTGGTCAAATCGGTATATATTATTGGTAATATATATACCAATTTAGGTGATGGATGACTGCACGAGGGTGAAGCGGGCTCACCAACATTAGCCCTATTATATGTTTTTAGTTGTCTTTGACGATCCGTTGTATCATTTCACGTTCGAAACTGGCCCTATACCGAACGAAACATCAAATAATGAACTAAACCTGATTAATTAGCTGTAATTGTTGTCAGCCAAATGTTTAACGAGATTatgatttaattatattattaattcaGGTATTATTGGGCCTCAAGGCGGCCCAGAAGGCCGTCATTGATCGTGGCTTATCGACCGTCAGATTGACCTGCCATCCTTCATCACGATTCGATGGATTTTAAGCCGTCGTGTCTATAAAGTGCTTCGGCGTTCCTCTCTTTTAGGGCAAACCTTCGCATCTTTCGCCGCCTCCTCGCGCTGAAACCCTTCGAGAAGGAGGAGCAAAGATGGCGGTCGGGTGAGGATTTCGTACTGATCCTTCTTTCTACAGCTTTTAGTTTCCTCCATTTCTCACCGGTTTCTCTGTCTCCGATCGGTGTCTCAGGAAGAACAAGAGGATATCCAAGGGAAAGAAGGGAGGGAAGAAGAAGGCGTAATTTTCACTCCCTAGCGCTCTTCTTTGCCCGTTCTCAATCGGGTTCGTATCCATCTCGTGCAAATAGTGATCTGGCTTTATATCTGGTTGATATGTTGCAGGGTTGATCCCTTCGCTAAGAAGGACTGGTACGACATCAAAGCGCCGTCGGTCTTCAACGTGAGGAACGTCGGCAAGACACTTGTCTCGAGGACGCAGGGCACTAAGGTCTGTCACTCTGATCACTGTTTTTGAATTCCTCCAGTTGGATCGGTTCGCTCAATTCTGTTGGACTTCTGTTAGCTTATGGTAGTGTTAATATTCTTTGATTCACATGGTGATGGATTTGTAAGCACAGCTGTTTGTAAGACGGGGATTTTATTGCTTCATTCTTGAAGTAAACAAACCCCTTTCTTAACTCACAGTTAAAATGCTTCTTGTAAGTTTTAGCGCAAGAAGCCAAGCAGCTTTCGATTCCTATGTCTGCTTTTAGCTATACATGTCTGAAGTTGTAGATAGCACAAAATAGATACTGTTTAATTTACTAAATAGCTTTCATTATGAGATCATGAGAATTACAAATTTTATAGTTTCATTGCAGATGCTTTATTAGGATAGCCATAGAGAAGAAGAGGTTTGcagagaaaataagaaaaattattggGTCTGAACTTGGGATGACTGTAAAGTTCAAGTTTGATTATCCAGTACTTCAAACTCTTGTTGAAGTAGTTTACATTCTAGATGATCATTTGGGAGATCTATGTATGATAAGACCATCACGTGACTTAGTTCAACTGAATTGTTGTCTAACctgatcctttctttttttttttctttgtaacaCTTCACCACTTATCTTTGACAACTGTCTGTCATGGTCAAACATCAACTTTGGATCTTGAAGACTTTGACTCACAGAAAACAATGTTACGGGAGTCTTGTTTTGTGACTTTATGAAGCTAGCTGTCGTGGAATGCAACCATAACTCTGGAATCTGAAGAAAATCATCTGTTTGAATTGCTCATAAGAGCTAATTCCTTAGCATATTCAAAATGATTATGATCAATCCGAGTGCTCCTGGGACATAATTGACCAGTGGTTTTTGTTCCTGTGGTCGTAGAAGAAGCTGATGTTGCTCTCCaataaatatttcaaaattttgtgTCATGCATGTACTCTTAAGATGATAACACAGAGGGATGGGGTAAGTAGTTGGATGTAAAATCTCAATCGCAAATAGGAGGACAAGAAAAACATTGTAGGCAATTCTTGTATGTAAGTTGGAATATGATCTATACTCTATCTGTATGTCattgacttagttggttttgcctaagttgtgtggTACCCTTGTTTGTCTATTTACAAATGGTCAGTATCCCCAAAATCTCTTATGGTTTCTTAAGAGAAGATGGGTTAGAGTAAACATTCAACTCGGGTTCCCACAAGCAGACATTTTAGCAAAttgataaacaatataaattGCAAGCATAAACTTCACAAGCTTTAAACAGTTGCACAAGAAAGGGTTCAAGGTGATCTGTCGTGGCCAGTAGTCTCAACATAACACTGTTACGAAATAAGACAGGGAACCCACCCTAGACAATATCCTAGAGCGTTGTACTAGCTAACACTCCGCACCATCCTACGAAACTAGTAAATGTTAAGGGCGTTGTAAACTAGTTTACTAGTTTACGAAACTAGTAAAACTAGTTATGATATAAATGGCCTGTGCAGACGGCCAGGCCATTTGCTGGTCACCAAAGTCTCTGCAATTAACTTAGTTAATGTTTGATCTGTCATTTGAATGTGTAGTTATTACCTGTTGAGAGAGGGTGTTAAGTGGATGCTTGTGCTTTTCAGCTTGTGGACAGAAGCCGGCACCAGTGAACATAGTCTATTAGGATTTTGGTTTCCTGGAACTCAAGTGTCCATCTTTTTAATCATATTGTGCCAGGTCATTTTCTATTCACCAAAGCTTCATTAATTAACTCGGTTGATATTAGAGCTGTCATTTCAATGGATAGTTACTACCTGTTGAGATAGGGGTTACATGGATGCTTGTGTTTACATCTTGTGGGCAGACCGACAGAAGCTGACACCCATAAATGATTTTGCTTCAGGTGAGGTTGGTTCATGGCCTCTGAGGATATTGGTTTCCCTGGAACATAAGTGTCCTTCTGTTTGATCATATTGGGCTACTTCTCATTGATACTTTGTTTCAGTGGTTATGTCATGCCTAGACTGGGAGAATATACGCACACCAAAGGCACCTTTCTGATACGTACTCCTCGATTTTCATTGCAGACATTTGCATTAGTGTTTGTACTTCTTTCGTTGCTTTAATTTGATTGTCTATTGTTCTGCATCTATACTGATTCATTGCTTCGTTGTAGATTCACGTGATTTGAGTTATTGTAATTTCATGTTTCGTAGTTCTGTGATTGCAATGTATTCCCAATTGTTTTCTTGATAGACAGCCGCTCACCAGATTAGGTTTCTTTTTGTTTCAGATTGCTTCTGAGGGTCTTAAACACAGAGTCTTTGAAGTTTCTTTAGCTGACCTTCAGAACGATGAGGATCAAGCCCACAGGAAGATCCGGCTTCGTGCAGAGGATGTGCAAGGAAAGAATGTCCTAACAAACTTCTGGGTATATCTGTGACTCTGTTGTATTATTTAACTTCATAGATGCTATGTTGTTGGTATTAATGTCTTTGGCTTTCTTCTAGGGCATGGACCTCACAACTGACAAGGTCAGATACTTAGTTCGGAAGTGGCAAACACTGATTGAAGCACATGTTGATGTGAAGACTACTGACAATTACACTTTGCGCTTGTTCTGTATCGGCTTCACCAAGAGACGTCCAAATCAGGTCAAGCGCACCTGTTATGCCCAATCTAGTCAGATCAGACAGGTAAGTTCATTTCACTATGCAAACTAAATCTTTTTATTGGACAATTGTGGAATGAATAATAAATAGTATCATTTCAAAATTGTTTTCAGATACGTCGCAAGatgagagaaattatggttaatcAAGCTTCCTCATGCGATCTGAAGGATTTGGTACTGAAATTCATACCCGAGGTCATTGGAAAGGAGATTGAGAAAGCAACGGCCAGCATTTTCCCATTGCAGAATGTGTTTATTCGCAAAGTCAAAATCCTGAAGGCTCCCAAGTTTGATTTAGGGAAACTCATGGAGGTAGTTTCTATATGCCTTTCTCAATATAATTGTTATATACAGCTTCTCACTTTCTTTGAACTTTGGATGTCATTTTAAGATCTAAATGGATGAATCTGATGTACCGTGTGATTTCGGTCTGTAAAGTCGAGTAGTCTCAAAGTAGTTGGATTTTGATTTGATAGGTTCATGGTGACTACAAGGAGGATGTGGGTGTCAAAATGGAGAGACCTGCAGAAGATGTCCAGATGGAAGGTGAAGCAGAAGTTGTTGGAGCCTAAACCGACGTTTGCTTTGATATTTTCTTTTGTTGAGATAGCAATCATTTCTTTAGCAGATTTTGTGCGGGATGCAGTCTTGACTATTGTTTTCCTCATTTTATTTCGAGTAATTGTCTTCGACTTTTAAGGTGATGCTTATCAGATGTTTTTTAAGTTTACTTGTTCTGTGTTGTTTTCTTAATCTTCATAACAAATGGGGAGTGCTGATGTCGTGGCCCGTTATAGTCTCAGGTCGAAGGGAATTAAATCTAAATCGTTTGCTCCACTTTTTGCCGGATAGTTTATTGTTTTGTTGTTTTTATATATGATTATAAGTGGGTAAGATtgaagctaattacatattattctctctaattagttattttttattatctcgattttatattttaaagagtTATATTGGTAAAAACATATAggtttatttatcctaatattattagttttattaacgaaaatataaaaataaaaagtaaaaatataattatgatattttagttGGTGGAGGGATGATGACGACGAGAATGCATATGGAATTGTTGAATGGTTATTTTATcgttttgtatttatgttagtatTATGCAGTTGTTGAGAGGTGAAAGAATCGTGGACACAAATGTTGAGCGGTGTTATTCTGCATTTTTATTGATGTCAATGCGGTTTTTGAGTGGTGTCGTTCTACATCTGCATTGATGTTGATGTAGTTGTCAAGCGATGTTGCTCAACATCTGTATCGACAACCTTTCGTCGCTTGGCATATGCATTAGCGTAAATATCGATGTAGAGCGGTGTCGCTCGGCAACTACGTTGGGTAGATACAAAGCGATGTCGCTCAACAATTATATCAGCGCTGACATAATTACTAAGTCATGTCAACGTAAATGTCGAGCGACGAGAGGGTCGTTTGATAATTGCATCGATGTTGATGCATATATCACCCATGACCCCCAACAATATTATCGTCGATCACTATCAATTGAAAtgttcatttttataaatataaaaatatcaatataattttttaaagtgtaGGGATCAGGATGTTAAAAGACCTCTAACTAAAAGGGATTATCATATGTAATTAGCTCATAAGATTTTGATATTTTGGTCATTAAATTTCAGTCCAAATTGAACTTATTCATGATAATTAATTAGATTATCAGTGTCAATTAATTTAGTTCATAAAAAagtaataaatttaattagatgATAAAGATAGCAGAATTTTAGTTAATAAAGATTTAATTTAGTTAACaggttttaattaaaaaatttacgataaattattaaaatatattttgtattatttaccttaaaaaatgatatttaattttatgtttaaatttatatttaatattatgttatCGGACTTGTCATGTCGAGGATCGAATCAGTTAGTGAATCAAACTGGGTTGGGTCGAATCGGCTCAGTCGACTCTGGTCGAGCTAAATTAGCACgcgttgataaaaataaaaataaaaataaaaattacatttgGAATATTAATAGATGAGTTTACTGGGTCAGATGCGTCGATACGATGTTGGGTTGGGCTCAACAGGTCGACCTAATTAGATTAATAAGTCGATCAATTTGGATCGAATGTGCTAACCATACCGGTTGACCCAAACGCGACTCATTTCATCAAACCGGTGAGCCAACACATCACGTGATGGGTCGGTCACGCCCACGAGCTTTCTGGTAAAGGCAGGCGAACCCGTCGCCACAAGCGAACCGGGAACTCTTCTTCCGCTCCTCCCCGCAGTTTCCGGCGACTTCCTCCTCCAAATGCGATCGTAACGTGGCCCTCTCTTCAGCCCATTGCGGATCCAAAtctccttccttcttctcctcctcctctccttctccctcGCAATGAGCTAACTCCCTTCTCGCTTCCTCTACGCACCGAGTGCTTCGTAGGAACTACGCAATAGCTGCTCCGACTGCggctcctccctcctcttcctcctcgttccGTTCTCACTTCGCTATTTCTCGTGTAGTCATTGAGGGCGCTGggggggaggagggggaggaggaggagggagcgaGGGGGGAGGATGGAGAGCTACCTGAACCAGAACTTCGGTGGGGTGAAGTCGAAGAACTCGCCGGAGGAGTCGCTCCAGCGATGGAGGAAGCTCGTCGGCGTCGTCAAGAACCCCAAGCGCCGCTTCCGCTTCACTGCCAACCTCTCCAAGCGCTCCGAGGCCGCCGCCATGATGCGGTCGAATCAGGTCCAGCCCTAGCTTCCTTCCTCGTTGTGACAACCAACATCACTGATCCTTAATAGATTGGTCCTCTTGAGTCGATCACCTGTTTGTTCTCTGGGTTTCATATCTGATGCCAAACTTCTCGTTTACTTGGAAAGCATCTCCCTTTCATTGTGCTCCTGTTATGCTACTAGACATCCATTACAGGCATTCATACCAGTAAGAAATATGCTGAAGTTGTTGTTGTGCTTTCCCATTTACATAAAAGTCTGGCATTGACTCTATGCATTACACTCTTCTATCTCTACGGGAGAGATTGATTTTTCATGTTATGTGTTCCAGGAGAAGTTACGAGTTGCCGTTCTGGTTTCAAAAGCTGCATTGCAATTTATCCATGGTAATCTGTCAGTTGTCAAAATGTAGTTCCTTTTTTGTCGTGGTAGCATGATTGCACTTTTGGCTTCAAGGATTTTTCTTCTTCAGTCTTTTGTTTCAATTGTGCATCAACAAATGTGTTCAGGTATCGCATTGCAGAGTGAATACACTGTACCTAATGAAGTGAAGGAAGCAGGCTTCCAAATTTGCGCTGATGAACTGAGCTCCATAGTTGAAGGCCATGATGTGAAGAAGTTGAAGATACATGGTGGCATAGATGGTGTTGCAGACAAACTCTCCACATCCATTACCAACGGTCTAACTACTGCTGACGAGAGTTTGAGACGCAGGCAAAATGTTTATGGAGTGAATAAATTCACGGAGAGCGAGGTTCGGAGTTTTTGGATATTCGTCTGGGAAGCGCTTCAAGACATGACTCTCATGATCCTTGCCGTGTGTGCTGTTGTTTCTCTAGTTGTTGGCATTGCCACAGAAGGATGGCCAAAAGGTGCACATGATGGCCTTGGAATTGTCAGTAGCATACTTTTAGTCGTCTTTGTGACTGCAACTAGTGATTATCGACAGTCTTTACAGTTCAGAGATTTGgataaagagaagaagaagatatcCATACAGGTTACACGGGAAGGATTTAGGCAGAAACTTTCAATATATGATCTACTTCCTGGTGATATAGTTCACCTTGCCATTGGAGATCAAGTTCCTGCTGATGGGTTGTTTGTGTCTGGATTTTCCTTGTTGATTAATGAATCTAGTCTTACAGGAGAGAGTGAACCCGTTGCTGTGAATGCTGACAACCCATTTCTTCTCTCTGGAACTAAGGTCCAAGATGGATCCTGTAAAATGCTAGTAACTACTGTTGGCATGAGAACACAATGGGGTAAGCTGATGGCCACCCTCAGCGAGGGAGGAGATGATGAAACTCCATTACAGGTCAAACTGAATGGAGTTGCAACTATTATAGGGAAAATTGGATTGGCATTTGCAGTTGTGACATTTGCTGTGCTAGCTGAAGGACAACTTAGACGCAAGTTTCAAGAGGGTTCACACTGGACCTGGTCAGCAGATGATGCGTTGGAGTTGCTGGAGTATTTTGCCATTGGAGTCACTATTGTAGTGGTTGCAGTTCCCGAAGGATTGCCCTTAGCTGTAACCTTGAGCCTTGCTTTTGCcatgaagaagatgatgaatGATAGAGCACTAGTCCGCCATCTTGCTGCTTGTGAGACTATGGGCTCATCTACATCAATTTGCAGTGACAAGACAGGTACATTAACAACCAATCACATGACTGTAGTgaaagcttgtatatgtggaagTATCAAGGAGGTTGGTAATCATGAAGAGGTCAAAATTATGTGTTCCCAGGTTCCAGATGTTGTTGTAAAAGTGCTCATGCAATCTATCTTTAATAACACTGGTGGAGAAGTTGTCATCACCCAATATGGAAAGCTTGAAATTCTTGGAACACCAACTGAGACTGCACTGTTGGAATTTGGCTTGTCGCTTGGTGGGGATTTCCAGGCTGTGCGCCAAGAAACTAAGCTTGTAAAAGTGGAACCATTTAATTCCATGAAAAAGAGAATGGGAGTGGTTATCGAGCTTCCAGGAGGAGGATGCTGGGCCCATTGTAAAGGTGCTTCAGAAATTATATTGGCAGCTTGTAGTAAAGTTTTAGATCCTGCAGGTAATGCTGTCCCACTTGATGAAGCAACAGTTGGTCATCTCAACGGTGTAATTGAAAGTTTTGCTAACGAAGCACTTCGCACTCTCTGCCTTGCCTATATGGAAGTTGAGAATGGTTTTGCAGCTGATGATCATATCCCTGTTGATGGATACACTTGTATTGGAATTGTTGGCATCAAAGATCCTGTCCGACCAGGTGTAAAAGAGTCTGTTGCAATTTGTAGGTCTGCTGGAATTACAGTTAGAATGGTTACAGGGGATAATATAAACACAGCAAAGGCTATTGCTCGAGAATGTGGTATTCTTACTAATGATGGACAGGCTATTGAAGGTCCTGAGTTCAGGAATAAGAGTATAGAGGAAATGAGGGATTTGATTCCAAAACTTCAGGTTCTAATTTTTAGACCTCAACACATCAAACAGACAtttacatgttagaattatcatcATTGACTTGCTAATGTGTTGAACTTACCAGGTAATGGCTAGATCTTCACCTCTCGATAAACACACTTTGGTGAAGCATCTGCGCACTGTGTTCTGTGAAGTTGTTGCTGTGACTGGCGACGGCACAAATGATGCACCAGCACTTCGCGAGGCTGATATTGGCCTTGCAATGGGTATTGCAGGGACTGAGGTAGTAATTATGGcatgtttattttttaattattctgTTTCTGATATTGTAGAAACTGACATAGTATTCTTTGCTTACATAATTTCTAAGCATTTTGCTTCTAAAGGAGCATGTAAGAAAGTGCCTTCAACCATAGTATCTACCCATTTCTCATGGCTGGAGGCATTGCTCTCGCAACTGACTAATACTAATGACCTCGGCAAATAATTAGCTTTGAAGTGCTATTGATTCTAGAATCCACAAATATAAGAGTTAAGGCTGTAATGTAGGTTGCCAatttataactcataattatcgATAGATACACAATTATCGATAGTTTGTTGATGGCCAAGTTATTTACAATTAAGAAGTCCAGTTATTGTTTCTTCCAAAGATTACATATCTTGATGACATTATTATTGTCATACGCAGGTAGCTAAAGAAAGTGCTGACGTTATTATTCTTGATGACAACTTCTCAACTATTGTAACTGTGGCAAAATGGGGCCGGTCTGTATACATAAACATTCAAAAGTTTGTACAGTTTCAGCTGACTGTTAATATTGTTGCTCTAATAGTGAACTTCTCTTCAGCCTGCTTAACTGGTAAATCTAACCCCTTCAATGGTACTAATTTCTGGTGTACCTTAAGATCATATCCCTCATTGTTCATTTCATTGTGCTTGCTCTATGTTAGGACATGCTCCCCTCACTGCTGTTCAACTGCTTTGGGTGAACATGATTATGGATACACTTGGGGCACTTGCATTAGCCACTGAGCCACCTAATGATGAATTGATGAAAAGGACTCCTGTTGGAAGAAAAGGCAATTTTATTAGCAATGCAATGTGGA from Musa acuminata AAA Group cultivar baxijiao chromosome BXJ1-3, Cavendish_Baxijiao_AAA, whole genome shotgun sequence encodes the following:
- the LOC135634296 gene encoding calcium-transporting ATPase 10, plasma membrane-type-like isoform X2, with protein sequence MESYLNQNFGGVKSKNSPEESLQRWRKLVGVVKNPKRRFRFTANLSKRSEAAAMMRSNQEKLRVAVLVSKAALQFIHGNLSSEYTVPNEVKEAGFQICADELSSIVEGHDVKKLKIHGGIDGVADKLSTSITNGLTTADESLRRRQNVYGVNKFTESEVRSFWIFVWEALQDMTLMILAVCAVVSLVVGIATEGWPKGAHDGLGIVSSILLVVFVTATSDYRQSLQFRDLDKEKKKISIQVTREGFRQKLSIYDLLPGDIVHLAIGDQVPADGLFVSGFSLLINESSLTGESEPVAVNADNPFLLSGTKVQDGSCKMLVTTVGMRTQWGKLMATLSEGGDDETPLQVKLNGVATIIGKIGLAFAVVTFAVLAEGQLRRKFQEGSHWTWSADDALELLEYFAIGVTIVVVAVPEGLPLAVTLSLAFAMKKMMNDRALVRHLAACETMGSSTSICSDKTGTLTTNHMTVVKACICGSIKEVGNHEEVKIMCSQVPDVVVKVLMQSIFNNTGGEVVITQYGKLEILGTPTETALLEFGLSLGGDFQAVRQETKLVKVEPFNSMKKRMGVVIELPGGGCWAHCKGASEIILAACSKVLDPAGNAVPLDEATVGHLNGVIESFANEALRTLCLAYMEVENGFAADDHIPVDGYTCIGIVGIKDPVRPGVKESVAICRSAGITVRMVTGDNINTAKAIARECGILTNDGQAIEGPEFRNKSIEEMRDLIPKLQVMARSSPLDKHTLVKHLRTVFCEVVAVTGDGTNDAPALREADIGLAMGIAGTEVAKESADVIILDDNFSTIVTVAKWGRSVYINIQKFVQFQLTVNIVALIVNFSSACLTGHAPLTAVQLLWVNMIMDTLGALALATEPPNDELMKRTPVGRKGNFISNAMWRNIVGQSFYQFIVIWYLQREGKVLFRLEGPESDLGLNTLIFNCFVLCQVFNEISCREMEKINVFHDISENYVFVAVISCTIIFQFIIVQFLGDFASTTPLTLSQWLVCVFIGFLGMPIAAVIKMVPVESK
- the LOC135634290 gene encoding small ribosomal subunit protein eS1 encodes the protein MAVGKNKRISKGKKGGKKKAVDPFAKKDWYDIKAPSVFNVRNVGKTLVSRTQGTKIASEGLKHRVFEVSLADLQNDEDQAHRKIRLRAEDVQGKNVLTNFWGMDLTTDKVRYLVRKWQTLIEAHVDVKTTDNYTLRLFCIGFTKRRPNQVKRTCYAQSSQIRQIRRKMREIMVNQASSCDLKDLVLKFIPEVIGKEIEKATASIFPLQNVFIRKVKILKAPKFDLGKLMEVHGDYKEDVGVKMERPAEDVQMEGEAEVVGA
- the LOC135634296 gene encoding calcium-transporting ATPase 10, plasma membrane-type-like isoform X1, coding for MESYLNQNFGGVKSKNSPEESLQRWRKLVGVVKNPKRRFRFTANLSKRSEAAAMMRSNQEKLRVAVLVSKAALQFIHGIALQSEYTVPNEVKEAGFQICADELSSIVEGHDVKKLKIHGGIDGVADKLSTSITNGLTTADESLRRRQNVYGVNKFTESEVRSFWIFVWEALQDMTLMILAVCAVVSLVVGIATEGWPKGAHDGLGIVSSILLVVFVTATSDYRQSLQFRDLDKEKKKISIQVTREGFRQKLSIYDLLPGDIVHLAIGDQVPADGLFVSGFSLLINESSLTGESEPVAVNADNPFLLSGTKVQDGSCKMLVTTVGMRTQWGKLMATLSEGGDDETPLQVKLNGVATIIGKIGLAFAVVTFAVLAEGQLRRKFQEGSHWTWSADDALELLEYFAIGVTIVVVAVPEGLPLAVTLSLAFAMKKMMNDRALVRHLAACETMGSSTSICSDKTGTLTTNHMTVVKACICGSIKEVGNHEEVKIMCSQVPDVVVKVLMQSIFNNTGGEVVITQYGKLEILGTPTETALLEFGLSLGGDFQAVRQETKLVKVEPFNSMKKRMGVVIELPGGGCWAHCKGASEIILAACSKVLDPAGNAVPLDEATVGHLNGVIESFANEALRTLCLAYMEVENGFAADDHIPVDGYTCIGIVGIKDPVRPGVKESVAICRSAGITVRMVTGDNINTAKAIARECGILTNDGQAIEGPEFRNKSIEEMRDLIPKLQVMARSSPLDKHTLVKHLRTVFCEVVAVTGDGTNDAPALREADIGLAMGIAGTEVAKESADVIILDDNFSTIVTVAKWGRSVYINIQKFVQFQLTVNIVALIVNFSSACLTGHAPLTAVQLLWVNMIMDTLGALALATEPPNDELMKRTPVGRKGNFISNAMWRNIVGQSFYQFIVIWYLQREGKVLFRLEGPESDLGLNTLIFNCFVLCQVFNEISCREMEKINVFHDISENYVFVAVISCTIIFQFIIVQFLGDFASTTPLTLSQWLVCVFIGFLGMPIAAVIKMVPVESK